A region of Ornithodoros turicata isolate Travis chromosome 5, ASM3712646v1, whole genome shotgun sequence DNA encodes the following proteins:
- the LOC135395746 gene encoding putative nuclease HARBI1 — MAVAIDQSAVSRCISAVSKAIAAKLLQRYCAFPRTEEELAHIKKRFAAMSGIPGCIGAIDCTHIAIIAPSAPTYREAVYVNRKGYRSLNVQMVCDADLFITSVNARYPGSSHDSFIWRKSALHDLLHGGHVSLGEGGWLLGDSGYPLEPWILTPILGDEPELEAEWVDLYNRVQATARGTIERCFGVLKSRFRCLLRLRALHYNPTAAANIIYACAVLHNICKLYGLPDPDVLSLTTEEDSSELYRAPSRHPQVARTDLRANGAMIRQSILLRLVEQRLQ, encoded by the exons ATGGCTGTTGCCATTGATCAGTCTGCAGTCAGCCGGTGCATATCAGCTGTCAGCAAGGCCATAGCTGCAAAGCTACTACAAAGATACTGCGCCTTTCCCCGGACAGAAGAGGAGCTGGCACACATCAAGAAGAGGTTTGCCGCAATGAGTGGAATTCCAGGCTGTATCGGGGCCATTGACTGCACACATATTGCAATCATTGCACCGTCTGCACCAACATATAGGGAAGCGGTGTATGTCAACCGTAAGGGATACCGCTCCCTGAATGTGCAGATG GTGTGTGATGCAGACCTTTTCATAACCAGTGTCAATGCTAGGTACCCTGGTTCCTCGCATGACTCTTTCATCTGGCGCAAATCTGCACTTCACGATCTACTCCATGGGGGACACGTGTCCCTTGGTGAAGGTGGATGGCTTCTTG GGGACAGTGGTTATCCTCTGGAACCTTGGATTTTGACCCCAATCCTGGGTGATGAACCAGAACTGGAAGCAGAATGGGTCGACCTGTACAACAGAGTGCAGGCAACAGCAAGAGGCACAATTGAAAGATGTTTTGGTGTCTTAAAATCAAGATTTCGGTGCCTTCTCCGCCTCCGAGCTCTGCATTACAACCCAACGGCAGCAGCGAACATTATATATGCGTGTGCTGTGCTACACAATATCTGCAAACTGTACGGCCTCCCAGATCCTGACGTATTATCATTAACAACAGAGGAAGACTCCTCAGAACTGTACAGGGCACCTAGCAGGCATCCCCAAGTGGCCAGAACGGATCTTAGAGCAAATGGTGCAATGATAAGGCAATCAATTCTTCTACGTTTGGTTGAACAGCGTCTCCAATAA